In Pristis pectinata isolate sPriPec2 chromosome 19, sPriPec2.1.pri, whole genome shotgun sequence, the following proteins share a genomic window:
- the socs2 gene encoding suppressor of cytokine signaling 2: MTCQEASDDVNSMRTGRGPQIEARASESEQDRISAAMADLQRTGWYWGALNANEANEKLKEAAEGTFLVRDSSHRDYFLTISVKTVLGPTNLRIEYQDGKFRLDSVILAKPKLQQFDSVVHLVEYYVILCRMIQNAQCLTPQNGDVQLQLTKPLYNETPTLQHFCRINIHKATKKIHELPLPTKLKKYLLEYKYQV; this comes from the exons ATGACTTGCCAAGAAGCATCGGACGATGTGAATTCAATGCGGACTGGCCGGGGTCCCCAGATAGAGGCGAGGGCGTCGGAAAGCGAACAGGACCGCATTTCGGCAGCCATGGCGGATCTTCAGAGGACAG GATGGTATTGGGGAGCTCTTAATGCAAATGAAGCAAATGAGAAGTTAAAGGAAGCCGCTGAAGGAACTTTTCTGGTGAGGGACAGTTCGCATCGTGATTATTTTCTCACCATTTCTGTAAAAACTGTTTTGGGACCAACCAACCTGAGAATTGAATACCAAGACGGCAAATTTAGACTGGACTCAGTGATTCTTGCAAAACCAAAGCTTCAGCAGTTTGACAGTGTGGTCCACTTGGTGGAATATTACGTAATCTTATGTCGGATGATACAGAATGCCCAATGTCTAACTCCCCAGAACGGAGACGTCCAGCTGCAGCTGACCAAACCATTGTATAATGAGACTCCCACTTTGCAACATTTCTGCCGTATTAATATCCATAAAGCAACCAAAAAGATTCATGAACTTCCTTTACCAACCAAACTGAAGAAGTACTTGTTGGAATACAAGTATCAGGTTTAA